The Rhodopseudomonas palustris genome window below encodes:
- a CDS encoding MarR family transcriptional regulator has protein sequence MLLDEAAFSIMTTIEAAGWLDRLSLILDAFREIHPEITANQILVLLQIGGKPGITQRELSDRTGLKDGTISRICALMSERGHQDRAGLSIVDIRGVPGDYRLKGQYLVGRGTDLYARVQSLMTAGS, from the coding sequence TTGCTGCTTGACGAGGCTGCCTTCTCCATCATGACGACGATCGAAGCTGCCGGTTGGCTCGACCGACTCTCTCTTATTCTCGACGCGTTTCGGGAGATTCACCCCGAAATCACCGCCAACCAGATCCTCGTCTTGCTGCAGATCGGCGGCAAACCCGGCATCACCCAGCGCGAGCTCTCCGATCGCACGGGCCTCAAGGACGGCACGATTTCGCGAATCTGCGCGCTGATGTCCGAACGCGGCCACCAGGATCGCGCTGGGCTGTCGATCGTCGATATCCGCGGCGTACCGGGCGATTACCGCCTGAAAGGTCAGTATCTGGTCGGTCGCGGCACCGACCTCTATGCCCGCGTACAGTCGTTGATGACCGCCGGCAGCTGA